In a genomic window of Saccharothrix sp. HUAS TT1:
- a CDS encoding alpha/beta fold hydrolase: MLVHGAFADASSWSEVVPRLQRKGYPVLAPANPLRGVDTDSAYLASVLSTISGPIVLVGHSYGGVVITNAATGNANVRALVYVAAFAPDAGDTVGGLQVRFPGTKLGQAALDVREFPLAGGGVGHEGYVKPALFRDIFAGDLPPAKAALLAATQRPADVHTLGQQSGEPAWRTIPSWTLVARHDNLIPAAAQRFMAERAHARVVEVDASHVAMISKPSATVDLIVDAAGNR, from the coding sequence GTGCTGGTGCACGGGGCCTTCGCGGACGCCTCCAGCTGGTCCGAGGTGGTGCCGCGGTTGCAGCGCAAGGGGTATCCGGTGCTCGCCCCGGCCAACCCGCTGCGCGGGGTCGACACCGACTCCGCCTACCTCGCCAGCGTGCTGAGCACGATCAGCGGGCCGATCGTGCTGGTCGGGCACTCGTACGGCGGTGTCGTGATCACCAACGCCGCCACCGGCAACGCGAACGTGCGGGCGTTGGTCTACGTGGCGGCCTTCGCGCCCGACGCCGGTGACACGGTCGGCGGGTTGCAGGTGCGGTTCCCCGGCACGAAGCTCGGCCAGGCCGCGCTGGACGTGCGCGAGTTCCCGCTGGCGGGCGGCGGCGTGGGCCACGAGGGGTACGTCAAGCCCGCGTTGTTCCGCGACATCTTCGCCGGGGACCTGCCGCCCGCCAAGGCCGCCCTCCTCGCGGCCACGCAGCGCCCCGCCGACGTGCACACGCTCGGCCAGCAGTCCGGCGAACCGGCGTGGCGGACGATCCCCTCCTGGACGCTGGTCGCCCGCCACGACAACCTGATCCCGGCCGCCGCGCAGCGGTTCATGGCCGAACGCGCGCACGCCCGCGTGGTCGAGGTGGACGCCTCCCACGTCGCGATGATCTCCAAGCCCTCCGCCACCGTCGACCTGATCGTCGACGCCGCCGGCAACCGCTGA
- a CDS encoding HNH endonuclease, protein MAVGGSRRARAARKRKRRMDNAENDLSAAEWAALKAAWGGCAYCGSTGVPLQKDCVQALSRGGRYTLDNIVPACGSCNASKCNDEVTGWLRRKRLDERAFLLRHVEVNAELALSSGTPATSATAAHDEVDD, encoded by the coding sequence ATGGCTGTGGGTGGTAGCAGGAGGGCGCGTGCCGCGCGCAAGCGCAAGCGCCGGATGGACAACGCCGAGAACGACCTCTCCGCGGCGGAGTGGGCCGCGCTCAAGGCGGCCTGGGGTGGTTGCGCCTACTGCGGGTCCACCGGCGTGCCACTCCAGAAGGACTGCGTGCAGGCCCTGTCGCGCGGAGGGCGATACACGCTCGACAACATCGTGCCCGCGTGCGGGTCGTGCAATGCGAGCAAGTGCAACGACGAGGTCACCGGCTGGCTGCGGCGGAAGCGGCTGGACGAGCGGGCCTTCCTGCTCCGCCACGTCGAGGTGAACGCCGAGCTGGCGCTGAGCTCCGGGACTCCGGCCACCTCGGCGACCGCCGCGCACGACGAGGTGGACGACTAG
- a CDS encoding alpha/beta hydrolase family protein, translating to MRSIRLLLPVLLAAALVAPVTAQAQPTPQPLPTGWAIDGARLTWTAPAPVPPGGAAIEFWDGDRLLGVPRPSADLRTHTLDAVSVADTDGLQVRASGRRLDVEEPVRPSTAVNATPPALQPAGDTDPGTPGRFATRTGEYELDPIAVSGYPVPLEMKAVVVAPTGAPGRRPLALFLHGRHATCYNGAALLLEWPCPEPAEPVPSHRGYLQAQRLLASQGYVTVSVSANAVNAHDVLDVESGAGARSALVRAHLARWADWAGAGRGSAPDVVRAAPVADLDEVFLVGHSRGGEGVNRAAVDSLTPPPGEAPARWRIRGALLIGPTIFGHNPAPDVPSVTILPGCDGDVSDLQGQLFVDATRGVSRGTALHSALYFVGANHNFFNTEWTPGQAEAPAHDDFRDTWVDAVCSPGTATRLTAEQQQTAAATYIAAAARLFVAGDRRVLPLLDGSGVRAPSADPARVLSHAVGGARSPFVVPDAATSAGGSAAVCDPVSTDPAAACVDPSTARPSPHFVRFNRVPGEPGRFAVALRWSADGQAATVRPGAPVSLAGARQLALRLAVPPNTAANRFDVALTDVNGRRARLGSVSLDGLPATERLSARWAQEVRVPLPAHGVDLRRVAELELVPHGGAGQAWLIDAHGWAPGLPDPRPVALPRVDVGALTVEEGDSGVRTVRFPVSVTGDGAGSVRVFVQDEEGVAYTGQVVAIEPGQHEVAIPVRITGNTRWNLDAKRVVLVKAVRGVVVGRYTDRLTVSNDDPEPTFTATPVTDAVTEGGTLTWRVTLSAPADRLVVVQGRPVAPEGPELSTTDVDELWFRRNVSLEEPLPSRPLSTTRVQPIASFQRGEVSALMIVPTVVDAEVEPVERITLNLSVFSSRASVSGAVTDGAPSGR from the coding sequence ATGCGCTCGATCAGACTTCTGTTACCCGTCCTGCTCGCGGCGGCCCTGGTCGCACCCGTGACGGCGCAGGCCCAGCCGACGCCGCAGCCCCTCCCGACGGGGTGGGCGATCGACGGCGCGCGGCTGACCTGGACGGCGCCCGCGCCGGTCCCGCCGGGCGGTGCGGCGATCGAGTTCTGGGACGGCGACCGGCTGCTGGGCGTGCCGCGCCCGTCCGCCGACCTGCGCACCCACACCCTGGACGCGGTCTCGGTGGCCGACACCGACGGGCTCCAGGTGCGGGCGTCGGGCAGGCGGCTGGACGTCGAGGAGCCCGTGCGACCGTCGACCGCGGTGAACGCGACGCCGCCCGCATTGCAGCCCGCCGGCGACACCGACCCCGGCACGCCCGGCCGGTTCGCCACGCGCACGGGGGAGTACGAGCTCGACCCGATCGCCGTGTCCGGCTACCCCGTGCCGCTGGAGATGAAGGCCGTGGTCGTCGCGCCGACCGGTGCGCCGGGCAGGCGTCCGCTGGCGCTGTTCCTGCACGGCAGGCACGCCACCTGCTACAACGGGGCCGCGCTGCTGCTGGAGTGGCCCTGCCCGGAGCCGGCCGAGCCGGTGCCGAGCCACCGCGGCTACCTCCAGGCGCAGCGGCTGCTCGCCTCGCAGGGCTACGTGACGGTCTCGGTGTCGGCCAACGCGGTCAACGCCCACGACGTGCTGGACGTCGAGTCGGGCGCGGGCGCGCGGTCGGCGCTGGTGCGCGCCCACCTGGCGAGGTGGGCGGACTGGGCGGGCGCCGGTCGGGGTTCCGCGCCCGACGTCGTCCGCGCCGCGCCCGTCGCCGACCTGGACGAGGTGTTCCTGGTCGGGCACTCGCGCGGCGGCGAGGGCGTCAACCGGGCCGCGGTCGACAGCCTCACCCCGCCGCCCGGCGAGGCCCCGGCGCGCTGGCGGATCAGGGGCGCGCTGCTCATCGGACCGACGATCTTCGGGCACAACCCCGCGCCGGACGTGCCGTCGGTGACGATCCTGCCCGGCTGCGACGGCGACGTATCCGACCTCCAGGGCCAGCTGTTCGTGGACGCGACCCGCGGCGTGAGCCGGGGGACCGCGCTGCACAGCGCGCTGTACTTCGTCGGCGCCAACCACAACTTCTTCAACACCGAGTGGACGCCCGGCCAGGCGGAGGCCCCGGCGCACGACGACTTCCGCGACACGTGGGTGGACGCGGTGTGCTCGCCCGGCACCGCCACCCGGCTCACGGCCGAGCAGCAGCAGACCGCGGCGGCGACCTACATCGCGGCGGCGGCGCGGCTGTTCGTCGCGGGTGACCGGCGGGTGCTGCCGCTGCTCGACGGGTCGGGCGTCCGGGCGCCCTCGGCCGACCCGGCGCGCGTGCTGTCCCACGCGGTCGGCGGCGCGCGTTCCCCGTTCGTCGTGCCCGACGCGGCGACCTCGGCGGGTGGGTCCGCGGCGGTCTGCGACCCGGTGTCGACCGACCCGGCCGCGGCGTGCGTCGACCCGTCCACCGCCCGCCCGTCGCCGCACTTCGTCCGGTTCAACCGCGTGCCGGGGGAGCCCGGCCGGTTCGCCGTGGCGCTGCGCTGGTCCGCCGACGGCCAGGCCGCGACCGTGCGCCCCGGCGCGCCGGTGTCGCTGGCGGGCGCGCGGCAGCTGGCGCTGCGGCTGGCCGTGCCGCCGAACACCGCGGCCAACCGCTTCGACGTGGCGCTCACCGACGTGAACGGGCGGCGGGCGCGGTTGGGGTCGGTGTCGCTGGACGGGTTGCCCGCCACCGAGCGGTTGTCCGCCCGGTGGGCGCAGGAGGTCCGCGTGCCCCTGCCGGCGCACGGGGTCGACCTGCGCCGCGTCGCCGAGCTGGAGCTGGTCCCGCACGGGGGCGCCGGGCAGGCGTGGCTCATCGACGCCCACGGCTGGGCGCCCGGCCTGCCGGACCCGCGCCCGGTGGCGCTGCCGCGCGTCGACGTGGGCGCGCTGACCGTCGAGGAGGGCGACTCCGGCGTCCGGACCGTCCGGTTCCCGGTCTCGGTGACCGGTGACGGCGCGGGCTCGGTGCGGGTGTTCGTCCAGGACGAGGAGGGCGTCGCGTACACCGGGCAGGTGGTGGCGATCGAGCCGGGGCAGCACGAGGTGGCGATCCCGGTGCGGATCACCGGCAACACCCGGTGGAACCTGGACGCGAAGCGCGTGGTGCTGGTCAAGGCCGTGCGCGGCGTGGTCGTCGGCCGCTACACGGACCGGCTGACCGTGTCGAACGACGACCCGGAGCCGACCTTCACCGCCACCCCGGTCACCGACGCGGTCACCGAGGGCGGCACCCTGACCTGGCGGGTGACGCTGTCCGCGCCGGCCGACAGGCTCGTCGTGGTCCAGGGCCGGCCGGTCGCGCCCGAGGGGCCCGAGCTGTCCACCACGGACGTCGACGAGCTGTGGTTCCGCCGCAACGTCTCCCTGGAGGAGCCGCTGCCCTCCCGGCCGCTCTCGACCACCCGGGTTCAGCCGATCGCCAGTTTCCAGCGCGGGGAGGTGAGCGCGCTGATGATCGTCCCAACGGTGGTCGACGCCGAGGTCGAGCCGGTCGAGCGGATCACGCTGAACCTCTCGGTGTTCTCCTCCCGCGCGTCGGTTTCCGGTGCGGTCACCGACGGCGCTCCGAGCGGACGGTGA
- a CDS encoding alpha/beta fold hydrolase has translation MGYATTDDGTRIFYKDWGAGRPVVLSHGWPLNADSWDAQALFLASRGYRVVAHDRRGHGRSDQTWHGNGMDTYADDLAAVLDALDLREATLVGFSTGGGEVARYVGRHGTDRVAQVVLVSAVPPFMLRTDDNPGGVPVEVFDGIRASSLADRSQLYRDLADGPFFGNNRPGADVSQGIRDAFWLQGMQSGHRNAYECVAAFSATDFRADLDAVDVPALVIHGDDDQVVPFEVGGRASAERIKGALLTVYPGAPHGITDTHKDQLGDDLLAFLRSYDSGAAEENR, from the coding sequence ATGGGTTACGCGACGACCGACGACGGCACGCGGATCTTCTACAAGGACTGGGGCGCCGGGCGTCCCGTGGTGCTCAGCCACGGCTGGCCGCTCAACGCCGACAGCTGGGACGCGCAGGCGCTGTTCCTCGCCTCCCGCGGCTACCGGGTGGTGGCGCACGACCGGCGCGGGCACGGCCGGTCCGACCAGACCTGGCACGGCAACGGGATGGACACCTACGCCGACGACCTCGCGGCCGTGCTCGACGCGCTCGACCTGCGGGAGGCGACCCTGGTCGGCTTCTCCACCGGCGGCGGCGAGGTGGCCCGCTACGTCGGCCGCCACGGCACGGACCGGGTCGCGCAGGTCGTGCTGGTGTCGGCGGTGCCGCCGTTCATGCTCCGCACCGACGACAACCCGGGCGGCGTCCCGGTCGAGGTGTTCGACGGCATCCGCGCCAGCTCCCTGGCCGACCGCTCGCAGCTCTACCGGGACCTGGCCGACGGCCCGTTCTTCGGCAACAACCGGCCCGGCGCGGACGTGTCGCAGGGCATCCGGGACGCCTTCTGGCTCCAGGGCATGCAGTCGGGGCACCGCAACGCCTACGAGTGCGTCGCCGCGTTCTCCGCCACCGACTTCCGGGCCGACCTCGACGCGGTGGACGTGCCCGCGCTGGTGATCCACGGCGACGACGACCAGGTCGTGCCGTTCGAGGTCGGCGGCCGGGCGTCCGCCGAGCGGATCAAGGGCGCGCTGCTCACGGTGTACCCCGGCGCGCCGCACGGCATCACCGACACCCACAAGGACCAGCTCGGCGACGACCTGCTGGCGTTCCTCCGCTCCTACGACTCCGGCGCCGCCGAGGAGAACCGATGA
- a CDS encoding alpha/beta hydrolase, with the protein MTPDTIVLVHGFWVTARSWEHWKTHYEKQGYRVLAPNYPGFEVEVEALNADPSPIADVTVPQIIAHLEAVVGELDSPPIIIGHSAGGAFTQVLLDHGFGAVGVAINSAPTEGVVVAPPSQLKSTFPILRNPANRHKAVGFTHEQWRYAFTNTFTEEESRALYERYHIPGSAGILWGSLLANLQPGHQDVWVDYHNDDRAPLLFVSGGEDHLMPPSVQRSNAKHYKSAAVTEVREYPGYAHLLPAQEGWERIADEVLAWAVAHAR; encoded by the coding sequence ATGACCCCCGACACGATCGTCCTCGTCCACGGCTTCTGGGTGACCGCGCGGAGCTGGGAGCACTGGAAGACCCACTACGAGAAGCAGGGCTACCGGGTGCTCGCGCCCAACTACCCCGGCTTCGAGGTCGAGGTGGAGGCGCTGAACGCCGACCCGTCGCCGATCGCGGACGTGACCGTGCCGCAGATCATCGCCCACCTGGAGGCGGTCGTCGGCGAACTGGACTCGCCGCCGATCATCATCGGCCACTCGGCGGGCGGCGCGTTCACCCAGGTCCTGCTGGACCACGGCTTCGGCGCGGTGGGCGTGGCGATCAACTCCGCGCCGACCGAGGGCGTGGTGGTCGCGCCGCCGTCGCAGCTCAAGTCCACGTTCCCGATCCTGCGCAACCCCGCGAACCGGCACAAGGCGGTCGGCTTCACGCACGAGCAGTGGCGGTACGCGTTCACCAACACGTTCACCGAGGAGGAGTCCCGCGCCCTCTACGAGCGCTACCACATCCCCGGCTCGGCGGGCATCCTGTGGGGCAGCCTGCTCGCGAACCTCCAGCCCGGCCACCAGGACGTGTGGGTCGACTACCACAACGACGACCGCGCGCCGCTGCTGTTCGTCTCGGGCGGCGAGGACCACCTGATGCCGCCGAGCGTGCAGAGGTCCAACGCCAAGCACTACAAGTCCGCCGCGGTGACCGAGGTCCGCGAGTACCCCGGTTACGCGCACCTGCTGCCCGCGCAGGAGGGCTGGGAGCGGATCGCCGACGAAGTGCTGGCCTGGGCCGTCGCCCACGCCCGCTGA
- a CDS encoding HEAT repeat domain-containing protein produces the protein MLIGEVARRSGVGTRMLRHYDALGLVRPTGRTAGGYREYSDEDIRRIFHVESLRSLGLSLREVGRALEDPAFAPSTLVADLIGRTEDRLERERELLERLRAVDASAPSDWPDVLRIVQLLHGLGSPDAARRQQAVLAPAEDAPAPVELLAEAVLAESDPNVAGALRWALARAGGDAVASVVAGMRSDDVDVRRRAVLAIAGLSGDEVTAALAGALDDPAAAVRRQAALALGARGVATAVPTLVGMVVEGVNDVEAGEVLGALASDPECADRVLNALVAELAAPPAVRVRLVQALAELPETLARGVLRQLVHDDDRAVALTASAVVGQAVARSGPTLDQPLQG, from the coding sequence GTGCTGATCGGCGAGGTGGCCCGCCGCTCGGGGGTCGGCACCCGGATGCTCCGGCACTACGACGCCCTCGGGCTGGTGCGGCCGACCGGTCGGACCGCGGGCGGCTACCGCGAGTACTCGGACGAGGACATCCGGCGGATCTTCCACGTGGAGAGCCTGCGGTCGCTGGGGTTGTCGCTGCGGGAGGTCGGCCGGGCTTTGGAGGACCCCGCCTTCGCGCCGTCCACCTTGGTCGCCGACCTCATCGGGCGGACCGAGGACCGGCTGGAGCGCGAGCGGGAGCTGCTGGAGCGGCTGCGCGCGGTCGACGCCTCGGCGCCCTCCGACTGGCCGGACGTGCTGCGCATCGTCCAGCTCCTGCACGGGCTCGGCTCGCCCGACGCCGCACGGCGGCAGCAGGCCGTCCTGGCGCCCGCAGAGGACGCGCCGGCGCCGGTCGAGCTGCTGGCCGAGGCGGTCCTCGCGGAGTCCGACCCGAACGTCGCCGGCGCGCTGCGGTGGGCCCTCGCGCGGGCGGGTGGCGACGCCGTGGCGAGCGTGGTCGCCGGCATGCGCTCGGACGACGTCGACGTCCGGCGGCGCGCGGTCCTGGCGATCGCCGGGCTGTCCGGCGACGAGGTGACCGCGGCACTCGCCGGCGCGCTGGACGACCCGGCCGCGGCGGTGCGCCGGCAGGCCGCCCTGGCGTTGGGCGCGCGTGGCGTGGCCACGGCCGTGCCGACGCTCGTCGGCATGGTGGTGGAGGGCGTGAACGACGTCGAAGCGGGCGAGGTCCTGGGGGCGCTGGCGTCGGACCCCGAGTGCGCGGACCGGGTCCTGAACGCCCTGGTCGCCGAACTCGCCGCGCCCCCTGCGGTACGGGTGCGCCTGGTCCAGGCGCTCGCCGAGCTGCCGGAGACCCTGGCTCGGGGCGTTCTGCGGCAACTGGTCCACGACGACGACCGGGCCGTCGCCCTCACCGCGTCGGCGGTGGTGGGGCAGGCGGTCGCCCGTTCAGGTCCGACCCTCGACCAGCCTCTCCAGGGCTAG
- a CDS encoding HEAT repeat domain-containing protein, translated as MDTAHENPLVDALGAGDASTRLQAALAVGTRPHPGLVDALLARCAVEPDFFVRDMLTWALTRLPAEVTVPRLRAELRSERAQARSQALHTLSKVGDGSAWPAITRSLLRDADDEVARSAWRAAVVLVPEGERAELAAELATQLGRGDRNVRLSLSRALVALGDVVEPVLRAVPASADPVVRAHARATERLLRDPDAGFDPDVDEAIRVVALRPERAG; from the coding sequence ATGGACACAGCGCACGAGAACCCATTGGTCGACGCGTTGGGCGCGGGAGACGCGTCGACACGCCTCCAAGCGGCCCTGGCGGTCGGCACGCGGCCGCACCCCGGCCTGGTCGACGCGCTCCTGGCCCGGTGCGCGGTCGAACCGGACTTCTTCGTGCGCGACATGCTCACCTGGGCGTTGACCCGCCTCCCGGCAGAGGTGACGGTGCCCCGGCTCCGCGCCGAACTCCGGTCGGAGCGCGCCCAGGCCCGGAGCCAGGCGCTGCACACGCTCTCCAAGGTCGGGGACGGGAGCGCGTGGCCCGCGATCACGCGGTCGTTGCTGCGCGACGCCGACGACGAGGTGGCTCGGAGCGCCTGGCGCGCCGCGGTCGTCCTCGTGCCGGAGGGGGAGCGGGCGGAGCTGGCCGCGGAGCTGGCGACGCAACTGGGACGGGGCGACCGGAACGTGCGGCTGAGCCTCAGCCGGGCGCTCGTCGCGCTGGGCGACGTGGTCGAGCCGGTCCTGCGCGCGGTGCCGGCGAGCGCCGACCCGGTGGTGCGCGCGCACGCCCGAGCCACGGAACGGCTGCTGCGCGACCCGGACGCCGGTTTCGACCCGGACGTGGACGAGGCGATCCGGGTGGTCGCGCTCAGGCCGGAACGGGCCGGGTGA
- a CDS encoding serine/threonine-protein kinase, translated as MSEREHTGRILDGRFELLERLGSGGMGTVWRALDLGLHREVAIKEVRPADADQIESNPAMAAQLRERVLRESRALARLQHPNVVSIYQIIESPDSPYPWIVMELVRGTSLDARLNDGVLTPVEAARVGRDVLAALRSAHSAGVMHRDVKPGNVLLRTDGSAVLTDFGIAALQGSTQLTATGDVIGSPEYIAPERLRGDETHTASDLWSLAMLLYVAVEGHHPMRRASTMATLAAVMTEPVPPPRRAGSLAPALNAALRNDPADRPTGEVLDQLFAAAERDPAPLPGPPQGPPLGPPTPAGFAVPRPPSGPQSPPQYPHWQSGPTPVSGPRPHGYPTPPPLPPTRKRTSAVVLSLVGVALVVATTLLVVRLVDANRTPDANAGSSTTVTTTPLSIGLPDAPTTTVPEAEEDLLTPAGARRAVTALGGAMGGTKVSELTLWPERASAVAPTPAVANGFDDFEYQGGKATRKGPDGVDADRALVDLNEVNWDALPALLERANKDLGVPQPTMRYVIVDTGLIDEIATIRVYLADDYGGAYLQADLKGEVQKTYARGK; from the coding sequence GTGTCTGAGCGAGAGCACACCGGGCGGATCCTCGACGGCCGGTTCGAACTGCTGGAACGACTGGGCAGCGGTGGGATGGGGACGGTCTGGCGCGCCCTGGACCTGGGGCTGCACCGCGAGGTGGCCATCAAGGAGGTCCGCCCGGCCGACGCCGACCAGATCGAGAGCAACCCCGCGATGGCCGCCCAGCTGCGGGAGCGCGTGCTGCGCGAGTCCCGCGCGCTCGCCCGGTTGCAGCACCCGAACGTCGTGTCGATCTACCAGATCATCGAGTCGCCCGACTCGCCGTACCCGTGGATCGTCATGGAACTGGTCCGCGGCACGTCGCTGGACGCGCGGCTGAACGACGGCGTGCTGACGCCCGTCGAGGCGGCGCGGGTCGGCCGGGACGTGCTCGCGGCCCTGCGCTCGGCCCACTCCGCCGGGGTGATGCACCGCGACGTCAAGCCGGGCAACGTGCTGCTGCGCACGGACGGCAGCGCCGTGCTCACCGACTTCGGCATCGCCGCGCTGCAGGGCTCGACCCAGCTCACCGCGACCGGCGACGTCATCGGGTCGCCGGAGTACATCGCCCCGGAGCGGTTGCGCGGCGACGAGACGCACACCGCGTCGGACCTCTGGTCGCTCGCGATGCTGCTGTACGTGGCCGTCGAGGGCCACCACCCGATGCGCCGCGCGAGCACGATGGCGACCCTGGCCGCGGTGATGACCGAGCCGGTCCCGCCGCCGAGGCGGGCGGGCTCCCTGGCGCCCGCGCTCAACGCGGCCCTGCGCAACGACCCGGCCGACCGCCCCACCGGCGAGGTGCTGGACCAGTTGTTCGCCGCGGCCGAGCGCGACCCGGCGCCGCTCCCGGGGCCTCCCCAGGGTCCTCCCCTGGGACCGCCCACCCCGGCGGGCTTCGCCGTGCCCAGGCCGCCGAGCGGTCCCCAGTCCCCACCGCAGTACCCCCACTGGCAGTCCGGTCCGACGCCGGTCAGCGGACCGCGCCCGCACGGCTACCCGACACCGCCACCGCTCCCGCCGACCCGCAAGCGGACGAGCGCCGTGGTGCTCTCGCTGGTCGGCGTGGCGCTGGTCGTCGCCACCACGCTGCTGGTGGTCCGCCTGGTGGACGCGAACAGGACGCCGGACGCCAACGCGGGCTCGTCCACCACGGTGACGACCACCCCGCTGAGCATCGGCCTGCCCGACGCCCCGACGACCACGGTCCCCGAGGCGGAGGAGGACCTGCTCACGCCCGCCGGCGCGCGCCGAGCGGTCACCGCGCTCGGCGGGGCCATGGGCGGCACGAAGGTGTCCGAGCTGACGTTGTGGCCGGAACGGGCCTCGGCGGTCGCGCCGACCCCGGCGGTCGCGAACGGCTTCGACGACTTCGAGTACCAGGGCGGCAAGGCGACCAGGAAGGGGCCGGACGGGGTCGACGCCGACCGCGCCCTGGTCGACCTGAACGAGGTGAACTGGGACGCCCTGCCCGCGTTGCTGGAGCGGGCGAACAAGGACCTGGGCGTCCCCCAGCCGACCATGCGGTACGTCATCGTGGACACCGGGCTGATCGACGAGATCGCGACGATCAGGGTCTACCTGGCCGACGACTACGGCGGCGCGTACCTGCAGGCGGACCTGAAGGGCGAGGTCCAGAAGACGTACGCACGCGGCAAGTGA
- a CDS encoding TetR/AcrR family transcriptional regulator, whose protein sequence is MSEARSRLLATASRLFYSEGLHSVGIDRIVSEASVTRATLYRHFPGKDDLVVAYLTEADRALRARAEAARAGDLAPEEVVRAVAGAIADDIRSPGFRGCAFLNAAAEYPDPEHPVHRAVVEHREWFLRTAAELLARIGEAPPEPAARHFVMLRDGAMAAGCLSDPAPICETFLLGVEELLERRASAVRAVPEGRPAALPQ, encoded by the coding sequence GTGTCCGAAGCGCGATCCCGGCTGCTGGCCACGGCGAGCCGGCTGTTCTACTCCGAGGGGCTGCACTCCGTCGGCATCGACCGGATCGTCTCCGAGGCGTCCGTCACCCGCGCCACCCTGTACCGGCACTTCCCGGGCAAGGACGACCTGGTGGTCGCCTACCTGACCGAGGCCGACCGGGCGCTCCGGGCCCGGGCCGAGGCCGCCAGGGCCGGTGACCTCGCCCCCGAGGAGGTCGTCCGGGCGGTCGCCGGGGCGATCGCCGACGACATCCGGTCCCCGGGGTTCCGGGGGTGCGCGTTCCTCAACGCCGCAGCCGAGTACCCCGACCCCGAGCACCCCGTGCACCGGGCCGTCGTCGAGCACCGGGAGTGGTTCCTGCGCACCGCCGCGGAACTCCTGGCGCGGATCGGGGAGGCGCCGCCCGAACCGGCGGCCCGGCACTTCGTCATGCTCCGGGACGGCGCGATGGCGGCGGGTTGCCTCTCCGACCCGGCCCCGATCTGCGAGACGTTCCTGCTCGGCGTCGAGGAGCTGCTGGAGCGCCGGGCCTCAGCGGTGCGCGCGGTGCCAGAGGGCCGGCCAGCCGCCCTTCCCCAGTAG
- a CDS encoding alpha/beta fold hydrolase, with translation MQDHPSGAAERIVPVNDIQLCHQTFGNPRRPALLLIMGMGFQHVHWPDGFCRRLADNGFFVVRFDNRDAGRSTHLPGTDYALTDLAADAVGLLDALGVERAHVVGASMGGMIAQVVAALHPSRVLSLASLMSTTGRRGKGRTSPRLLRHVLARAARTEQQAVERRVRLFRAIGSSGFEQDVDEIRRATALSFRRDPDHREGRRRQHRAVRAAGDRTDQLARITAPTVVVHGTADLMCHHSGGEATAAAIGGARLVLVPGLGHDFPPGAWPVIIDAIVSNARRAHSG, from the coding sequence ATGCAGGACCACCCGAGCGGCGCCGCGGAGCGGATCGTGCCGGTCAACGACATCCAGCTCTGCCACCAGACCTTCGGCAACCCCCGGCGGCCCGCGCTGCTGCTGATCATGGGCATGGGCTTCCAGCACGTCCACTGGCCCGACGGGTTCTGCCGGCGGCTCGCCGACAACGGCTTCTTCGTCGTCCGGTTCGACAACCGCGACGCCGGCCGCTCGACGCACCTGCCCGGGACCGACTACGCGCTGACCGACCTGGCCGCCGACGCCGTCGGGCTCCTCGACGCCCTCGGCGTCGAGCGCGCCCACGTGGTCGGGGCCTCGATGGGCGGGATGATCGCCCAGGTCGTGGCCGCGCTGCACCCGTCGCGGGTGCTGAGCCTGGCCTCGCTCATGTCCACCACCGGCCGCCGCGGCAAGGGCCGCACCTCCCCTCGGCTGCTCCGCCACGTGCTCGCCCGCGCCGCCCGCACCGAGCAGCAGGCCGTCGAGCGCCGCGTGCGGCTGTTCCGCGCCATCGGCTCCTCCGGCTTCGAGCAGGACGTCGACGAGATCAGGCGGGCCACCGCGCTCTCGTTCCGCCGCGACCCCGACCACCGCGAGGGCCGACGCCGGCAGCACCGGGCGGTGCGCGCGGCGGGCGACCGGACCGACCAGCTCGCGCGGATCACGGCGCCCACCGTCGTCGTCCACGGGACGGCCGACCTCATGTGCCACCACAGCGGCGGCGAGGCGACCGCGGCCGCGATCGGCGGCGCACGACTCGTGCTCGTCCCGGGCCTGGGGCACGACTTCCCGCCCGGCGCCTGGCCGGTGATCATCGACGCGATCGTGTCGAACGCCCGCCGCGCGCACAGCGGCTGA
- a CDS encoding SUKH-3 domain-containing protein: protein MGRRWSEETERVLGEAGWRPGREVPTDGWESLLRERGGFEAHDAARRFLAEFGGLAVPARGPGVTSAKLSFTLDPSAAEWDDEIFDYLSQEAGAPLYPLGEVDRRNSYLGMAPDGSVYLGMDSVMHLAESGDLALERLVEGRT from the coding sequence GTGGGACGACGGTGGTCGGAGGAGACGGAGCGGGTGCTGGGCGAGGCGGGCTGGCGCCCTGGGCGCGAGGTGCCCACCGACGGGTGGGAATCGCTGCTCCGGGAGCGCGGCGGCTTCGAGGCCCACGACGCCGCGCGCCGGTTCCTCGCCGAGTTCGGCGGTCTCGCCGTGCCCGCCAGGGGGCCGGGCGTGACCAGCGCGAAGCTCTCCTTCACGCTGGACCCGTCGGCCGCCGAGTGGGACGACGAGATCTTCGACTACCTGAGCCAGGAGGCGGGCGCCCCCCTGTACCCGCTCGGCGAGGTCGACCGGCGCAACAGCTACCTCGGGATGGCTCCGGACGGCTCCGTCTACCTCGGGATGGACTCCGTGATGCACCTCGCCGAGTCCGGTGACCTAGCCCTGGAGAGGCTGGTCGAGGGTCGGACCTGA